The genomic window CTTCTGGTGGCGATGATTCTAAAACGTACGCAGTTGCGACAGGCAGCTCTCCACCCAGGCCAAGACCTGTAAAAAACCGCAGGATGAGCAACACGCCGATGCCGCCTGCCAGTGCGCTGAGCCCACTTGCGATCGAGTACAGCAAGATGGTGATGAGAAACGCGCGTTTTCGTCCAATGCGATCGGAGAGAAAGCCCACGGTGGCTGAGCCGATGGCCATGCCGATCAGGGTAATGCTGCTGAGCCAACCTGCCTCGATTGGCTGAATGTGCCATGCGACAAAGAGTGCGGCGATGATAAAGCCTAAAAGTCCAACGTCCATGGAGTCAAACAGCATTCCGATGCCGCTGGCAAATAACAGACGTCGCGCTGACGGTGCCGCATTCATGCAGGTTCCTCCTTGTCATTCATTCGCCTAGGTTCGCGGCTTCTATCCCATATGCGAAAAAGCGGCAGATGGTTACGCCAAACTCGGCGTTTGCGCAAGTTTTGAACCGCCGCTTTGTGACACGCATACGTTGAGTGTAACCGTGCCAGGATGCGCCTGGCACTGAACATAGGGTAAGAGGGCTTAAGGGAGGGATCGTTATGCAATTGGATGCGGAAGGAGTGCGCGGGCAGATTGATGATCTGGCGAGCCAAATTCAACGGGCATTTGCATCAGAGCAAACCGTTTCTGGCGCCTCTCTCATCAAGGACCTCGAGGGATTGCGCAAGGCCATGGAGACTGCGACGCCTGACGTGATTGGAGCGTACTATGGGTATTTGCGCGTGAAAGAATCGTTTGAACAAATGACTGCGCGAAACGCGTGGGCGCACAAGCGTTTCTGGCCTCTTTATTTGATTGAAATGACACTTTTGATCATCTTGCTTTGCGGTGGCGCGGCAGTCGATGTCTGGTCGACGCATAGCGCTTGGCTGGCATCGCTGATTGCGCGACCTGCCATCTCGTGCGCATGGTGGGGGGCGGTTGGCGCGACGATTGCGGCGCTGCATTTGCTCTATTATAACCGTATGCACGGTACGCTTTCCCAGACGATGGATGCGTGGATTGCGACAAAGCAAATCGCAGGCGGGGTGCTTGGTGTCGTTGCGGCGATGCTTTTGCAGGTCACGGCACTTACCACGACGGGGAGTCATGCGGTTTCTTCCGGTATGCTCCCTGCAATCACTGCGTTTCTTGCCGGCTTTAGCGAAAGGAAATTTCTCACATATCTTCAAACGAAATTGGGGAATCTGTTGCCTGTGGCAAAAGGTTCATTGTGAGGTGGAGCGCGTGGAAAATCAAGAAGCGCGCCGTACGTGCGGCGAGGGGACTGAGTGAAGGAGGAGAATGACAGGCGGTTTAAGGGTGCGGCACTGCTTCGTTTGCTGCGCATGGCCGCATCCAAGCCATCGACATTGTGGATTGATCTGCGGCGGCGCTATCGTTTGATCCATTCGCAGATTCCGGGACAAAAGTCGCTACTGAAAGAAATGGACGTTTTTCGTAAAGCCCTTGAGATGCGCCTTGTGAGCGATGGAGATCCATTCGTTGATCCTCCGAATGGATCGATGGAAGACAAGGATCTTCTCCGCCAGATTCGCGAAGAGACGCGTCAATCCACAAGAAACAATCTGACGCGCACAGAGGCATACTTTGTGATCTATAAATCATGTCAAGAGCTTCACTGGGCACTTCTTGCACACCTGGTATCACGCAATGGCGGATATAATATGACGGATCTTCATCGCCGCGCAGTGAAGGCTGTCACATCTGAGGCAGACCGCTTGGCGTTTTTTTCCTTCCTTGAGCGTTGCAATGATGTCATCTTTCGCGACGCCTATCCGCAGTTGCGTCTCTATCAGTTGGGGTTGCAGCGAAAACGATCTTATCTGCATCTATTGCCGCATTTTCAAGTCTCCAGATTTATGCAAGTGGCTTGGCAACTCTTTCAAAATGGTATGGACAATCGACTGCTTACAGTAGCGCTGATCATCAATGAACAGATGCGGATCGAAGCGGCAATGGTCGATCACGAATCAGTGATTCGCAGGGTTTTTGCTACCCCTGCATTTAGTGCCCAGTCGCTCATGCACGTCTCTGCGGTCCTTTTTGCCGCCCGCGACCTTCGCGGACGACAGCATGGCCTTTATGGCAATTTTGTGCGGGATTTTACTTCGGTCACGGAGCGCATCGAAGCGGGGAAAAGCTTATACGCACTACTTTTTGCCAATCAGGATCAACCGCGCACCGCGTTTTTGCGCGCTGCAGAGTCGGTTCCGCATACAGCGTCGCGAGAAGACATCCTGCCGCAGGTCTTTACGCATGAAGCGACGAGCCGCGGACTAGTTTACAGCCCCCGCCTCGTCGATGTCTGGCCAGATGTTTTAACCTGGCCGATTGCAGTGAAAGAATGGTGTGAGGATCTTAGCGCGCTTGATTATCTGTTCCCAGCTCCGACCGTGCGAATGCGGGATTTCTCGAAAAGGTATATCCGTCAACTGCGCCGATTAGAGCACTTCGCGTCTGTGATCCAGTCGAAACCTTGAGCAATCTTCAGCGAGTTACAACGTGATTGAGACGGCAAACGGCGCGGATTTCTCATAGTTTGCGATGGCCGTTTCATGCTTTAAGGAAAGTCCGATATCATCGAGTCCTTCCATCATCAGATGCTTTCGATAAGGATCAATCGCAAAGGTGTACGTTTCGCCACTTGGGAGCGATACCTGCTGCTCTGAAAGATCGATGTTCAGCTCAAGCGGAGTTTTACTTGCCTGCGTGAGAATATGGGCTACAGCATCCTCTGGCAAAACGATTGGGAGCACGCCGTTTTTGAAACAGTTGTTATAAAAAATGTCCGCAAACGACGGAGCAATCACCACGCGGAAGCCAAAATCGAGAAGCGCCCAGGGCGCGTGTTCACGCGATGAGCCACACCCGAAATTGGGACCGGCCACGAGGACCGTGGCGTAGCAGTGTGGCTCTTGATTCAGGATAAAATCCGGGTTGGGATTCCCGTTTTCATCAAAACGCCAATCATAAAAGAGGTATTGGCCAAATCCTGTGCGCTCAATGCGTTTTAAAAACTGCTTTGGGATGATCGCATCTGTGTCAATGTTTGCGCGCGCCATGGGCGCGACGAGTCCGTGGTGTTTTAAAAAGGCATCCACGCAGCTACACCTTCTCTCACAAGAATGGGTCAAGCAAACGTCCGTACATCGACAAAGTGACCGGCAATTGCTGCGGCTGCTGCCATCGCCGGACTGACGAGGTGGGTGCGCCCTCCGCGACCCTGACGCCCTTCAAAATTGCGGTTTGATGTCGACGCGCATCGCTCGCCTGGCGCGAGGATGTCCGGATTCATCGCGAGACACATGCTGCAGCCCGGCTCACGCCACTCAAAACCGGCTTCGATAAAGATGCGATCAAGCCCCTCCGCCTCTGCCTGTTCCTTGACGAGGTGCGATCCAGGCACGACCATGGCGGAGACGCGCGGAGAGACTTTTTTTCCTTTTGCAATCCGGGCTGCCGCGCGCAGATCTTCGATGCGACCGTTTGTGCAGGAGCCGATAAAGACGCGATCGATCGCGATTTCTTCCATCGGCGTTCCTGGTTTAAGATCCATATATTCGAGCGCGAGTTCCATGGAGCGGCGCACGACCGGGTCAGACACGTCTTCCGGATTCGGCACGCGATCTGTGACATTCGCGCCCATCCCCGGACTCGTTCCCCACGTGACTTGAGGCACAATGTCTTCGGCGTTCAATTCGACGCGCGCGTCATATACCGCGCCTTCTTCTGTGCGCAAGGCCAGCCACGCTTTTGCTGCTTCGTCAAACGCGGCACCGGTCGGCGCAAAACGGCGCCCTTTCACATAAGCGATCGTCTTTTCATCTGGCGCAATAAGGCCCGCGCGCGCACCTGCTTCAATTGACATGTTGCAAACGGTCATGCGCTCTTCCATGGAGAGCGCCTCGATCGCTTCGCCCCGATATTCAAACACATACCCCGTGCCAAAGTCTGTGCCATAGCGAGCAATCAAGGCAAGAATCAGATCTTTGGCGGTTACCCCGCGTGGTAGAGCGCCGCGGATGACGACTTCCATCGTCTTTGGGCGCTGTTGCATCAGGCACTGAGTGGCGAGTACATGCTCGACCTCACTTGTGCCTATGCCAAATGCGAGCGAGCCAAACGCCCCGTGTGTCGACGTGTGACTGTCGCCGCAAACGATGGTTTTGCCTGGGAGTGTAAGGCCGAGTTCCGGTCCGATGACGTGGACAATGCCTTGCTCTCTGCTGTGCATGTCCGCAAAAGGAATGCCGAAATATTCGCAGTTCGCGCGCAGTGTATCGATTTGTTGTTTCGCAATCGGATCGGCAATCGGAAGGCTTCGATCTGTTGTCGGAACGTTGTGATCCGGTGTGGCAAACGTCAGGTCAGGACGGCGAACTGTGCGATTTGAGAGACGCAATCCTTCAAACGCTTGTGGGGAAGTCACCTCGTGAACCAGGTGAAGGTCAATATAAAGCAAGGTGGGCTCCCCGGAGGCTTCTCGCACGATATGGGCGTCCCAAATCTTGTCAAACATGGTTTTTGCCATGAACATCCTCCTTCAACCTTATCCAATTTCACATAGAGACGTCTGGAATTCATCCTGTGATAGGTAGCGTAGCGCAATCTTGCTATTACGTCCAATGGATGTTTACTATGAAAGTCATAGGTTATATCAATGAGGTGACACGATGGATTTCCGCACACTCGAGTATATCTTGGCAGTTTCCAAGGCGCGCAGTTTTACAAAAGCGGCGCTTGCGATGAATGTCGCGCAACCTAGTTTGAGTCAACAAATTGGAAAGTTGGAGCGGGAACTTGGCGTGACCATTTTTGTGCGAAGACAAAGTGGCGTACTCCTGACGCCTGAAGGGGAACGTTTTGTCACACAGGCGGACTCGCTGTTGCGCCAGCGGGATGATCTGCTGCGGGAAATGGCTGAACGAAGCGGCGGCATGGGGAGTGAACTGATCTTAGGCGCGCCCGCCATTACAGGCGGGCATGTGCTTCCGCCTTTATTGCGGAGATTCACAGATCTTTATCCGCAAGTGCGAATCCATTTGCTTGAGGAGACGACAGAGCGCCTGGAAGAGTTGACGGTGAATGGCGCCACGGATTTGACGATTTTGGCACTACCGCTTCACGATTCGCGGCTTTCTACAAAACCTTTGCTCACAGAGCGCATTGTGATCGCGCTTCCCACGACGATGCCCGCGTGGGGAAGGTCATACCTGCCTGATGCTCCGCCAGAGATCGATTTGAAAGAAGTTGCCGATGCGCCGTTTATTTTACTTAAGCGCGGGTATGGATTTCGCGAGACTTGTCTCACACTGTGCGCAGAGCGCGGATTTACGCCAAAAATTGCATTTGAGACAAGCAGTGTGGAAACGGCGCAAGCGCTCGTGGCGGCAGGACTTGGCGTTACACTGATTCCTGAGATGGTCATGCGAACGGATGATCAAGCTCTTCATTTTGCACAACTCTCGACAAAACCGACGCGGACACTTGTTTTTGCGTATGTCAAAGACCGCTTTTTGAGTATGGCGGCCCGACTTTTTATGGCGCTTTATGAAGAGATTCAGGAGGCGTCGCGTGTGCGACACTCATGACACTGCTAAGCGGGAGGGACATTTCCTGCATGCCAAGCAGCTTGATTTGGGTTCCTTCAAACCCTGAGAAGACACCTTGAAAGCGACCGCCTTGTGTCAGAATGGAGACGGGTTTTTGATGAAACTGGTCGTGCAGATAGCGCGCAATGGTGCGCATGTGTGGGGGGAGTGTTTTCCATGATCCCTCTGTCAGGTTCTGTAAGGAACTGACCGTGCGGGAGGAACTTGTGGCACGCGTTTTTCCGGCGCTGTCGCGCGGACGCGTGGAGAGCATAGCGCCAGTGGTTTGCCCCTTTTTTTTTAGAAACGACCGCAGGGGTTCTGGCGGGGAGGCGTCGCGCTTTGCTGCTGAATCTTCGGCGTGGCGCATAAAGGTCTGCGTGCTTCCTTCTGGCGTGTGAGCTGTTTCTTTGGCGGCGGTTGTTTTGGTTACAGCGAGAAAGACGGTAGGCAGCGATTGGCTTGATCGTTTCACTCGTCTCATGCTCCCAGAATACACCACGCACGTAGCGCAGTGATCGTTTTTGCAAATCTTATGCCACAGTATCTCTCGTTGTGAATCCGTTAAATTGTTTTTTAGTCATGTTCGCCCAGGGGCAGGATTTCGGGAGAATTGTGACGAATTTCTTACGTGAGTGCAATCGATTGCACGACGGAACAATGAGCGTGTACACGAGCCCGCGCGACGTAGATCACGAGGATTGGGCGCAGTGTTCGACGCTGTTTGGCAGTGAGAAGGGATGAGTGTCTTGCAAAAGCCGCACCTCTACAGCGGAATTATCGGTGACGGACAAATGCTGGCTGCGCTTTCTGCGCGTGGCGAACTTTTACGGATTTTTTGGCCACACATGGACTACGCGCAACAGCTTGAGAGGTTTCATGTTGGCGTACATGAACCTTCACAGCCGCCGGAGTGGTTTCATCACACTGTGCCGGCGACCCAGACGTATCTTGGCGAGAGCAATGTTCTCGTGACAGAGTACGAGATTGCCAAGCTTTCACTTTCCGTGACACAACGGGATGTCATTGCGCATCGCGCAGACGGTGTGGTGCGCCAGATGACGATAAGAAATACTGGAAAAGCTGCGCGTGAACTGATTGGAAAGGCGCATCTGGTCACACGTTTGGAAGAGCACGAATTCAGCCAAGCTGTGCGGTACATCCCAACAGACCAGATGACCCTTCACTACCGTCGCGACACGCACTGCGGTTTTTCAATGCGCGAGGCGGTGTCTGGATTTTCTTGTGGTGACACGGCAGAAGCACTCCCCTACGACGCGCTGCTTGGCACGTTTGAAAACTTGGGGTCAGACAGCGCGCTTGCGACTTCATTTGGTGTGATTGAACCGGGTGAGACGCGCACGTGGACGTTGTATCTGGCGTTTGGCCGCAATCAAAAAGAGGTCATGGCGCGGATGAACCGTCTGAAGGCTGTGCCTGTACAGGCGTGGATTGAAAAAAGTATACAGGAGAGCGCGTGGTTTCTCGCTCAGGCAAAACCTTTGCGCAGTGGGAATGAACGGCTTGATCGGCTCTATCGGAGATCTCTTCTCGCGTTTTCGTTGCTCATTGATCGTGAGCGCGGTGGAATGATCGCCGCGCCAGAGTTTGATCCGGCTTGGCAGTCGTGCGGTGGGTATGGTTATTGTTGGGGACGCGACGCGGCGTACATAGCGACGGCGCTGTTGAAGGCTGGATATATCGCACAAAGCGAATCCTTTTACGCATGGATGCTGACTGCACAAGATGAAGACGGCAAGTGGGATCACCGCCATTGGCTCGACGGTTCGCTGGCACCTTCATGGGGTTATCAGGCTGATGAGACAGCAAGTGTCGTGTGGGGGATGTGGCAGCATTTTCGGGTAACGCGGGATCAGGCATTTTTGCGACGTGTGTACCCTGCAATAAAGCGCGCGATGAACCATGTGATGGAGAATTTAGATGAGGAAAGTGGCCTGCCGCGCGAATCAGTTGACTTGTGGGAGGAACGCTTTGCACAGCATACGTATTCATCGGCAGCTGTGTACGCCGCGCTTTTATGCGCGATTGAAGCATCCTGCGAATTGGCATGTGATGAGATAGAGCGCGGTGTGTGGCGCGCTGCGGCAGAGCGCATCAGCAGAGCCATTGAGCACACCTTGTGGAATGAAGCGCGCGACTGTTTTTATCGGAGTCGACGTCTTCACCTTCGCGATGCGCATAAACGTTTGCCCGCAGTGGATGGGAAGGCGATTTTTAGAGAGATGGACATGTATGGATACTCGCGCGTGATTCAATCATTTGATGCGGTCATTGACGTCAGTTTGCTCGGTCTCTCCTATCCATTTGAGTACCTTGAGCCTTTTGACAAACGGGCTGCGCAGGTTGCGCACGCTGTGCGAGAAGCGCTTTGGACACCGGGGGTTGGAGGGATCCTGCGCTATGAGAACGACATGTATGTCGGCGGGAATCCGTGGATTTTGACTACACTGTGGGTGGGGCTTGACGCGCTTCGCCGCGCGGATGAGAAAACGGCAGACGAGATGTTGGCGTGGGCGGCAGAGCATGCGACTGAGCTTGATCTTTTCCCAGAACAGGTGGACCGGGAGACGGGGGAGACGCGCTGGGTCGTACCGCTCACATGGTCGCATGCGATGTTTGTCCTGCTCATGCTTGAACGCTATGGGGAAAATGAGGCGGTGACCGCACAGCCGTCTGTACTTCTCCGCCAATTTTGATTTGAATATAAAATCCCCTCACGGTGCGTTGCATGAACGCGTGGGGGGATTTTCTTAGACAGAGGTATGAGTTTTGATGCGTGACATGCCCAGCACACCTTTTATTTGTCACCCTGCAACTGGGTGAGTGGATTCCAGGCACCGCACGAACGCCGGATCACAAGTTGGTGTTCAATGATTTGATGCTGTGGACCCCGCACGCTTCCCTGAATTTCATCAAGCAACATGTTGGTTGCCTGCACGCCCAACTCGTAGATGTTGACATTGACGGTGGTCATCGGCGGATTGGACAATTTCGCGAGAGGAATGTCGTTAAATCCAACGATTGCCAAGTCATCCGGAATGGTATAGCCGAGCTCTCCTGCCGCACGCATCGCGCCAAACGCCAGCACGTCGTCTGACGCGACGACAGCCGTTGGTCGCTCAGCGAGAGCAAGCAGACGCATCATGCCAGAGTAGCCGACATCTTCGAGAAATTCGCCAGCGACGATACACTGCGGATCCAGCTTCAAATCAGCTTCTGATAGCGCATCGCTATAGCCGCGCAAGCGGTCAAGACTGACGACGAGTTCCTGAGAGCCGCCGATGTAGCCAATCCGTCGATGCCCCATGCGTATGAGGTGCTGGGTCATGTCGTGCGCGGCCAGCCTGTTGTCATTGTTAATCCAGGAAATCGGCAGCGGATTGAAAGGCCGTCCGATCAACACGGAGGGAATGCGCAATTCGGTGACCAGTTCAAGCAGCGGATCGGTCGTTCTTGAAGTCAGAAGGATCATGCCGTCGACGCGTTTGCTGCGAATCAGTTTTTCCAGGCGCTCGACATCGTTCAATCCGTGCAGAGCGGTCGACAAAAAAATATCGTATCCGGCGTGTTGGGCGACTTGCGTAATTCCGCGCAGCACCTCAGGGAAAAAAGGGTTCAGATAGAACTGTTCGATGGTGCTCGGGATCAGGAGTCCAATCACTTCAGAACTTCGCTTGACGAGACTGCGCGCAATGGCGTTTGGATGATAATCCATCTCTTTCATGATCATGCGAACACGTTCACGCGTCTCTTGGCTGATGCGTGGGTGGTTTGCGATGACGCGAGAAACAGTGGATGGACTGACCCCGGCCTGCATTGCGACGTCTTTGATATTAACGCCCATAGGAATCACGGCCTGTCTTTACGTAAAGTAGCGCGGTGTAAGGCGCGATGGTGAGTGGCTTGTTTTTTGTGAAGGTCTCCGGGCCATCGCCCGTGACAAGAGTGTACACTACATCATCAATCAACGCATCTGTCACGGTGACAAATTGTTCCTCGGCTGTGCCATTGACAAGCGCGATGAGCGTATCACCTGTTTTTTCACAGCGGCGCAGATAGGCGCAAATGTCGAGGTTGTCGCGGGCAAATAGCGGACGGTACACGCCGTCTTTAAGTGCGGCATACTGCTTTCGCAGCGCGATCAATTCTTGGTAGTGCAAAAAAAGCGAGTGATTTTGCTGCACGTGATCCCATATCATCCCGCCGCGACACAGCGGGTCGTTTCCTCCAGTCATCCCGACCTCATCGCCGTAGTAAAGAAGGGGCGCTCCGATCATGGTGAATTGAATGAAACTCGCGAGTTTTGCGCGCGCTGTGTTTTCGTCACAGAGTGTAAGCAGTCGCGCCGTATCGTGCGAATCAAGCAGGCACCAGAGCGACGCGAGGACATGTTCAGGATAGAGTGAGCGAATCTTTTCGACGCGGTACAAAAATTCTTCGGCGCAAAGGGTCGCGGCTGCCGCATAGTCTAAGATGGCGCGGCCGAGAGGATAGTTCATCACAGCGTCAAACTCGTCGCCGCGAAGCCACGGTGTGGCGACCTGCCAGATCTCGCCGCAAATCAACGCGTCAGAATTCTCCGCTTTGATCGCCTTGCGAAAGGTTTTCCAAAAAGCATGCTCCACTTCATCGGAAACATCAAGGCGAAAGCCGTCGACTCCGGTCTCCTTCATCCAGTGTGTGCCGACATTACAAAGCATCTGTTCCACAGCAGGATGCGCCGTCCGCCACTTTGGCATGTTTGCCACGTAGCCGAACGTTTCGTAATTTAGCGTTTCGGGAGAAAGCGGCCAATCGCGAGCGATGATCTGTGAAGCGTATAAAGAGTCGGCGCCTTTTTCAAGAAGATCCTTAAAAACGGGATGGTTGGCGCCCATGTGATTGAATACTGCGTCGAGCACGACGCGAATGCCGCGCTTGTGGCACGCGTCAACGAGGCGCTTCAGATCCTGATTGCTTCCGAAATTTGGGTCGACCTGAAAATAGTCGACGGTATCGTATTTGTGATTTGACGGTGCTTGAAACACGGGCGTCATGTAGAGGACATCGACGCCAAGCGTGGTGAGATGATCCAGTTTTGCGAGAATGCCTGGTAGATCCCCGCCAAAAAAGGAGTCGGCCGTCGGTGTCTCGTCCCAGGCAGACAAAGTGTGGTCATTCGCGATCGTTCCGCTGCGATAGAAGCGTTCCGGAAAGATTTGATAGTACACCGCGCCTTTTGTCCACTCGGGCGGTGAATAGCGGTCTCTCTCTCCGAGGTACGGAACCTCAAATGTGTCTGCATCGTTTGGCTCATCGAAGGTGATACCGCTTCGCGAATAGCAATACGTCTCTCCCAATGCCTGTATACTAAAAAAGTAGCGAAATCGTTTGCTTGTTCGCGTGAGCCTTGCCTGAAATAAAACGAACTCCCGGTCTTCACGGGCATACCACTGCGCTTTTACGTTCTGAAGGGTCTCGTCTCGTTTGAACTTGTCGTAATGGATCACGGACACAGACTCGACAATTGCGGGCACCCGAAGGCGGACGACAAGCGCATCGCCGTCCGCATAGGCGTAGGGCTCGACAGACTCGTGATAGGTTGCGAGATGCAGATCACGTAAGACAGACACGCCGGCAATCTCCTTTCTTGCTGCACTCCATCAGCCTTTGACAGATCCGGCGACAAGACCGGAGACAATCCATTTTTGGAACACGGCGTAGAGAACCGTGAGCGGAACGGCGGCGAGCAGCGCTGCGGCAGAGAACTCTGTCCAGTTTTTCGCGAATTGACCTTGAATGAACTGAAAGAGTCCGATCGGAAGCGTATAGTTTGATGGTGACTGAAGGATCGTCGAACCGAGCAAAAACTCGTTGAACGATCCGATGAATGTAAACAAGAAGATGACGACAAGCATTGGAACTGAGAGGGGGAGGATGATCCGCAGATAAATCTGCATGGAGTTTGCCCCATCCATTACGGCGGCCTCGTCCAATTCGCGCGGAATCGTGTCGAGATACCCTTTGAGCAGCCAAATGTTAAACGCGCTTCCACCTGCCTGCACGAGTACATAAATGTACAGGTTGTCCAGCAAATTGAGCTGGGTCAAGACCGCGAGAATCGCTGAAACGGCAAGTGCATTTGGAAACATTTGCAAAAGCAAGAGGGTCATCAGTCCGTATTTTCGGCCGAAAAATTTCATGCGGCTAAAGGCGTACGCGGAGGTTGCGGTGAAGATGATCTGTACAGTACCTAAGAGCAGGCCAACGATTAAACTGTTTCTCATCCACGTAAGAAAACTGGTCTGTGTGAGCAACGTCCAATAGTTTTGCAGTGTGATCGAGCGGGGAAAGAGATTCCCGGAAAAAAAGGACTGCCCTCCTTTGAGTGACGCGAGCAGGACGAAGTAGATGGGAAACATCGCAAGAAGAATGAAAAACCAGATGA from Ferroacidibacillus organovorans includes these protein-coding regions:
- a CDS encoding DUF2515 family protein, translated to MKEENDRRFKGAALLRLLRMAASKPSTLWIDLRRRYRLIHSQIPGQKSLLKEMDVFRKALEMRLVSDGDPFVDPPNGSMEDKDLLRQIREETRQSTRNNLTRTEAYFVIYKSCQELHWALLAHLVSRNGGYNMTDLHRRAVKAVTSEADRLAFFSFLERCNDVIFRDAYPQLRLYQLGLQRKRSYLHLLPHFQVSRFMQVAWQLFQNGMDNRLLTVALIINEQMRIEAAMVDHESVIRRVFATPAFSAQSLMHVSAVLFAARDLRGRQHGLYGNFVRDFTSVTERIEAGKSLYALLFANQDQPRTAFLRAAESVPHTASREDILPQVFTHEATSRGLVYSPRLVDVWPDVLTWPIAVKEWCEDLSALDYLFPAPTVRMRDFSKRYIRQLRRLEHFASVIQSKP
- the leuD gene encoding 3-isopropylmalate dehydratase small subunit; its protein translation is MDAFLKHHGLVAPMARANIDTDAIIPKQFLKRIERTGFGQYLFYDWRFDENGNPNPDFILNQEPHCYATVLVAGPNFGCGSSREHAPWALLDFGFRVVIAPSFADIFYNNCFKNGVLPIVLPEDAVAHILTQASKTPLELNIDLSEQQVSLPSGETYTFAIDPYRKHLMMEGLDDIGLSLKHETAIANYEKSAPFAVSITL
- the leuC gene encoding 3-isopropylmalate dehydratase large subunit, which codes for MAKTMFDKIWDAHIVREASGEPTLLYIDLHLVHEVTSPQAFEGLRLSNRTVRRPDLTFATPDHNVPTTDRSLPIADPIAKQQIDTLRANCEYFGIPFADMHSREQGIVHVIGPELGLTLPGKTIVCGDSHTSTHGAFGSLAFGIGTSEVEHVLATQCLMQQRPKTMEVVIRGALPRGVTAKDLILALIARYGTDFGTGYVFEYRGEAIEALSMEERMTVCNMSIEAGARAGLIAPDEKTIAYVKGRRFAPTGAAFDEAAKAWLALRTEEGAVYDARVELNAEDIVPQVTWGTSPGMGANVTDRVPNPEDVSDPVVRRSMELALEYMDLKPGTPMEEIAIDRVFIGSCTNGRIEDLRAAARIAKGKKVSPRVSAMVVPGSHLVKEQAEAEGLDRIFIEAGFEWREPGCSMCLAMNPDILAPGERCASTSNRNFEGRQGRGGRTHLVSPAMAAAAAIAGHFVDVRTFA
- a CDS encoding LysR family transcriptional regulator, producing the protein MDFRTLEYILAVSKARSFTKAALAMNVAQPSLSQQIGKLERELGVTIFVRRQSGVLLTPEGERFVTQADSLLRQRDDLLREMAERSGGMGSELILGAPAITGGHVLPPLLRRFTDLYPQVRIHLLEETTERLEELTVNGATDLTILALPLHDSRLSTKPLLTERIVIALPTTMPAWGRSYLPDAPPEIDLKEVADAPFILLKRGYGFRETCLTLCAERGFTPKIAFETSSVETAQALVAAGLGVTLIPEMVMRTDDQALHFAQLSTKPTRTLVFAYVKDRFLSMAARLFMALYEEIQEASRVRHS
- a CDS encoding glycoside hydrolase family 15 protein; its protein translation is MQKPHLYSGIIGDGQMLAALSARGELLRIFWPHMDYAQQLERFHVGVHEPSQPPEWFHHTVPATQTYLGESNVLVTEYEIAKLSLSVTQRDVIAHRADGVVRQMTIRNTGKAARELIGKAHLVTRLEEHEFSQAVRYIPTDQMTLHYRRDTHCGFSMREAVSGFSCGDTAEALPYDALLGTFENLGSDSALATSFGVIEPGETRTWTLYLAFGRNQKEVMARMNRLKAVPVQAWIEKSIQESAWFLAQAKPLRSGNERLDRLYRRSLLAFSLLIDRERGGMIAAPEFDPAWQSCGGYGYCWGRDAAYIATALLKAGYIAQSESFYAWMLTAQDEDGKWDHRHWLDGSLAPSWGYQADETASVVWGMWQHFRVTRDQAFLRRVYPAIKRAMNHVMENLDEESGLPRESVDLWEERFAQHTYSSAAVYAALLCAIEASCELACDEIERGVWRAAAERISRAIEHTLWNEARDCFYRSRRLHLRDAHKRLPAVDGKAIFREMDMYGYSRVIQSFDAVIDVSLLGLSYPFEYLEPFDKRAAQVAHAVREALWTPGVGGILRYENDMYVGGNPWILTTLWVGLDALRRADEKTADEMLAWAAEHATELDLFPEQVDRETGETRWVVPLTWSHAMFVLLMLERYGENEAVTAQPSVLLRQF
- a CDS encoding LacI family DNA-binding transcriptional regulator; translated protein: MGVNIKDVAMQAGVSPSTVSRVIANHPRISQETRERVRMIMKEMDYHPNAIARSLVKRSSEVIGLLIPSTIEQFYLNPFFPEVLRGITQVAQHAGYDIFLSTALHGLNDVERLEKLIRSKRVDGMILLTSRTTDPLLELVTELRIPSVLIGRPFNPLPISWINNDNRLAAHDMTQHLIRMGHRRIGYIGGSQELVVSLDRLRGYSDALSEADLKLDPQCIVAGEFLEDVGYSGMMRLLALAERPTAVVASDDVLAFGAMRAAGELGYTIPDDLAIVGFNDIPLAKLSNPPMTTVNVNIYELGVQATNMLLDEIQGSVRGPQHQIIEHQLVIRRSCGAWNPLTQLQGDK
- a CDS encoding glycoside hydrolase family 13 protein; translation: MSVLRDLHLATYHESVEPYAYADGDALVVRLRVPAIVESVSVIHYDKFKRDETLQNVKAQWYAREDREFVLFQARLTRTSKRFRYFFSIQALGETYCYSRSGITFDEPNDADTFEVPYLGERDRYSPPEWTKGAVYYQIFPERFYRSGTIANDHTLSAWDETPTADSFFGGDLPGILAKLDHLTTLGVDVLYMTPVFQAPSNHKYDTVDYFQVDPNFGSNQDLKRLVDACHKRGIRVVLDAVFNHMGANHPVFKDLLEKGADSLYASQIIARDWPLSPETLNYETFGYVANMPKWRTAHPAVEQMLCNVGTHWMKETGVDGFRLDVSDEVEHAFWKTFRKAIKAENSDALICGEIWQVATPWLRGDEFDAVMNYPLGRAILDYAAAATLCAEEFLYRVEKIRSLYPEHVLASLWCLLDSHDTARLLTLCDENTARAKLASFIQFTMIGAPLLYYGDEVGMTGGNDPLCRGGMIWDHVQQNHSLFLHYQELIALRKQYAALKDGVYRPLFARDNLDICAYLRRCEKTGDTLIALVNGTAEEQFVTVTDALIDDVVYTLVTGDGPETFTKNKPLTIAPYTALLYVKTGRDSYGR
- a CDS encoding sugar ABC transporter permease: MASLATGTHAFIPKKKTLAPGQRLVLWVSRIIIWFFILLAMFPIYFVLLASLKGGQSFFSGNLFPRSITLQNYWTLLTQTSFLTWMRNSLIVGLLLGTVQIIFTATSAYAFSRMKFFGRKYGLMTLLLLQMFPNALAVSAILAVLTQLNLLDNLYIYVLVQAGGSAFNIWLLKGYLDTIPRELDEAAVMDGANSMQIYLRIILPLSVPMLVVIFLFTFIGSFNEFLLGSTILQSPSNYTLPIGLFQFIQGQFAKNWTEFSAAALLAAVPLTVLYAVFQKWIVSGLVAGSVKG